In Streptomyces alboniger, the following are encoded in one genomic region:
- a CDS encoding AIM24 family protein codes for MQSPLFAHAEQQTQERYSVQNPQLLRVALEGHDDVLARKGAMVAYQGLIEFDAEYQSQGNQRARAHTGEGLDLMRCHGQGTVYLANLAQYIHVVDVDQDGLTVDSSYVLAMDSSLTHQVIAVDSQYGISGSGKYQLNISGRGKVALMTSGQPLMLQVTPDRYVNADADAVVAWSNGLRVQMQAQTHSSGVWRRRGNTGEGWELSFMGQGYALVQPSEMLPPQNAVVGRGAQAQFGVGQQGARGQNQGNVWS; via the coding sequence ATGCAGAGCCCACTTTTCGCGCACGCCGAGCAGCAGACCCAGGAGCGCTACTCCGTCCAGAACCCGCAGCTGCTGCGGGTCGCCCTGGAAGGGCACGACGACGTCCTGGCCCGCAAGGGCGCCATGGTCGCCTACCAGGGGCTGATCGAGTTCGACGCGGAGTACCAGAGCCAGGGGAACCAGCGTGCCCGCGCGCACACCGGTGAGGGCCTGGACCTGATGCGCTGCCACGGCCAGGGCACCGTCTATCTCGCCAACCTGGCCCAGTACATCCACGTGGTGGACGTCGACCAGGACGGTCTGACCGTGGACAGCAGCTATGTCCTCGCGATGGACTCCTCGCTGACCCACCAGGTCATCGCCGTGGACAGCCAGTACGGCATCTCCGGCTCCGGCAAGTACCAGCTCAACATCTCCGGGCGCGGCAAGGTCGCCCTGATGACGTCCGGCCAGCCGCTGATGCTCCAGGTCACGCCCGACCGGTACGTCAACGCCGACGCGGACGCCGTCGTCGCCTGGTCCAACGGCCTGCGCGTGCAGATGCAGGCCCAGACCCACTCCTCGGGCGTCTGGCGGCGCCGCGGCAACACCGGCGAGGGCTGGGAGCTCAGCTTCATGGGACAGGGCTACGCGCTCGTCCAGCCCAGCGAGATGCTGCCGCCGCAGAACGCGGTCGTCGGGCGCGGCGCCCAGGCGCAGTTCGGCGTGGGGCAGCAGGGTGCCCGGGGGCAGAACCAGGGGAACGTCTGGAGCTGA
- a CDS encoding NUDIX hydrolase, translating to MSLYDDTVLVLKKYEDQPELRQAYLDHLSAHGEAGMWKACTAGHVTASALVVDPSRGRVLLALHKKLRMWLQMGGHCEPGDTSLAAAALREATEESGVPGLTLLAGGPVRLDRHPIPGPCTQHLDVQYAALAPSDAVEAISDESLDLRWFAYDQVASVADESVVRLVEATRARL from the coding sequence GTGAGTCTCTACGACGACACGGTCCTCGTACTGAAGAAGTACGAGGACCAGCCCGAGCTGCGCCAGGCCTATCTGGACCACCTGTCCGCGCACGGCGAGGCCGGCATGTGGAAGGCGTGCACCGCGGGCCATGTGACGGCGAGCGCCCTGGTCGTCGACCCGTCACGCGGCCGCGTGCTGCTCGCCCTGCACAAGAAGCTGCGGATGTGGCTCCAGATGGGCGGACACTGTGAGCCGGGCGACACATCGCTGGCCGCGGCCGCGCTGCGCGAGGCCACCGAGGAGTCCGGCGTGCCGGGCCTGACGCTCCTCGCGGGCGGCCCCGTCCGCCTGGACAGGCACCCGATCCCTGGCCCGTGCACCCAGCACCTCGACGTCCAGTACGCCGCCCTGGCTCCCTCCGACGCGGTCGAGGCGATCAGCGACGAGTCGCTGGACCTGCGCTGGTTCGCCTACGACCAGGTGGCGTCCGTGGCCGACGAGTCGGTCGTACGCCTGGTGGAGGCCACGCGGGCGCGCCTGTAG
- a CDS encoding zinc-dependent metalloprotease, translated as MSDTPFGFGLPPEEPEDGDEGKKKGSPGEGQSGGQGGQGPGGPANPFGFGGFPGAGGPGGGDNPFAAMFGSMNPNDLGAAFQQLGQMLSYEGGPVNWDMAKDIARQTVSQGTADGTKDASVGPAERSAVEEAVRLADLWLDDATSLPSGSGTAVAWSRAEWVEATLPVWKELVDPVAERVGLAMGDVLPEEMQAMAGPLIGMMRSMGGAMFGQQIGQAVGVLAGEVVGSTDIGLPLGPSGKAALLPVNIEAFGKDLGIDKDEVRLYLALREAAHQRLFAHVPWLRSHLFGAVEGYARGIKVDTAKLEDVVGQLDPQNPEQLQEALQQGMFQPEDTPAQKAALARLETALALVEGWVDAVVHAAAKPRLSSADALRETLRRRRATGGPAEQTFATLIGLELRPRRLRDASRLWASLTDARGVDGRDGLWEHPDMLPTASDLDDPDGFVHHEQMDFSELDKMLGEAADGGSAPKPDLKKDEGDEDSGK; from the coding sequence GTGAGTGACACCCCATTCGGATTCGGCCTTCCGCCGGAGGAGCCGGAAGACGGCGACGAGGGCAAGAAGAAGGGATCCCCTGGAGAGGGACAGAGCGGGGGACAGGGCGGGCAGGGCCCGGGTGGCCCCGCGAACCCGTTCGGTTTCGGGGGGTTCCCCGGAGCGGGCGGCCCCGGAGGCGGTGACAACCCGTTCGCCGCGATGTTCGGTTCCATGAACCCGAACGACCTGGGGGCCGCCTTCCAGCAGCTGGGCCAGATGCTCTCGTACGAGGGCGGCCCGGTGAACTGGGACATGGCCAAGGACATCGCCCGCCAGACCGTCTCCCAGGGCACGGCGGACGGCACCAAGGACGCCAGCGTCGGCCCCGCCGAGCGCTCGGCGGTCGAGGAGGCCGTGCGCCTCGCCGACCTGTGGCTGGACGACGCGACGTCGCTGCCGTCCGGGTCCGGTACGGCCGTGGCGTGGAGCCGCGCCGAGTGGGTCGAGGCGACCCTGCCGGTGTGGAAGGAGCTGGTCGACCCGGTCGCCGAGCGCGTGGGCCTCGCCATGGGCGACGTGCTCCCCGAGGAGATGCAGGCCATGGCGGGCCCGCTGATCGGCATGATGCGCTCCATGGGCGGCGCCATGTTCGGTCAGCAGATCGGCCAGGCCGTGGGCGTGCTCGCCGGCGAGGTCGTCGGCTCCACCGACATCGGCCTGCCGCTCGGCCCCTCCGGCAAGGCCGCGCTGCTCCCGGTGAACATCGAGGCCTTCGGCAAGGACCTGGGCATCGACAAGGACGAGGTACGGCTCTATCTGGCGCTGCGGGAGGCCGCCCACCAGCGGCTCTTCGCCCACGTGCCGTGGCTGCGCTCGCACCTGTTCGGCGCCGTCGAGGGGTACGCGCGGGGGATCAAGGTCGACACGGCCAAGCTGGAGGACGTCGTCGGCCAGCTCGACCCGCAGAACCCCGAGCAGCTCCAGGAAGCGCTCCAGCAGGGCATGTTCCAGCCCGAGGACACCCCGGCCCAGAAGGCCGCCCTGGCCCGCCTGGAGACGGCTCTCGCGCTCGTCGAGGGCTGGGTGGACGCCGTGGTGCACGCCGCCGCCAAGCCCCGGCTGTCGTCCGCCGACGCCCTCCGGGAGACGCTGCGCCGCCGCCGCGCCACGGGCGGCCCCGCGGAGCAGACGTTCGCCACGCTGATCGGCCTGGAGTTGCGCCCGCGCCGGTTGCGGGACGCCTCGCGCCTGTGGGCCTCGCTCACGGACGCGCGCGGTGTCGACGGCCGCGACGGCCTGTGGGAGCACCCGGACATGCTGCCGACGGCGTCCGACCTGGACGACCCGGACGGTTTCGTCCACCACGAGCAGATGGACTTCTCGGAGCTGGACAAGATGCTCGGCGAGGCGGCGGACGGCGGCTCCGCGCCGAAGCCGGACCTCAAGAAGGACGAGGGCGACGAGGACAGCGGTAAGTGA
- a CDS encoding SDR family oxidoreductase has protein sequence MSSPDPQVRAARNPSAPAAGRGPVVAVTGAASGVGALLTERLAASEEIKQVIAIDERRGDCAQVQWHILDVRDPAIAEKLRGADVVVHLALDLDLETDGAARTAYNVRGTQTVLTAAAAAGVHRVVLCTSAMVYGALPDNELPLSEDAELRATAEATGVGDLLEVERLARRAPRAHPGLNVTVVRPATLVGGTDTALTRYFESPRLLVVAGSRPAWQFCHVEDLCSALEYAVLEKVEGELAVGCDGWLEQEEVEELSGIRRMELPSAVALGAAARLHRIGLTPSPAGDLAYTMYPWVVSVSRLHDAGWRPQWTNEEVLAELLEEVSGRRTVAGRRLGRKDATAAGAAGATVALLGAAAVVRRARKARRRI, from the coding sequence GTGAGTTCCCCAGATCCACAGGTTCGCGCAGCGCGAAACCCGTCAGCCCCGGCGGCAGGCCGCGGGCCCGTAGTCGCCGTCACCGGCGCCGCCTCCGGAGTGGGCGCGCTGCTGACCGAGCGCCTTGCCGCTTCGGAGGAGATCAAGCAGGTCATCGCCATCGACGAGCGCCGGGGCGACTGCGCGCAGGTGCAGTGGCACATCCTGGACGTGCGGGACCCGGCGATCGCCGAGAAGCTGCGCGGCGCGGACGTCGTGGTGCACCTGGCGCTCGATCTCGACCTGGAGACCGACGGCGCCGCCCGCACCGCGTACAACGTACGCGGCACGCAGACCGTACTGACCGCTGCCGCCGCCGCGGGCGTCCACCGGGTCGTGCTGTGCACCTCCGCGATGGTCTACGGAGCGCTGCCCGACAACGAACTGCCCCTCTCCGAGGACGCCGAGTTGCGCGCGACCGCCGAGGCCACCGGCGTCGGCGACCTCCTGGAGGTCGAACGGCTCGCCCGCAGGGCGCCCCGCGCGCACCCCGGCCTCAACGTCACCGTCGTACGGCCCGCGACCCTTGTGGGCGGCACGGACACGGCCCTGACGCGCTACTTCGAGTCGCCCCGCCTCCTGGTCGTGGCGGGCTCCCGGCCCGCCTGGCAGTTCTGTCATGTCGAGGACCTGTGCAGCGCCCTGGAGTACGCGGTCCTGGAGAAGGTCGAGGGGGAACTCGCCGTCGGCTGTGACGGCTGGCTGGAGCAGGAGGAGGTCGAGGAGCTGAGCGGGATCCGCCGCATGGAGCTGCCCTCGGCGGTCGCGCTCGGCGCGGCGGCCCGGCTGCACCGCATCGGCCTCACCCCGTCCCCGGCCGGTGACCTCGCGTACACGATGTATCCCTGGGTGGTCAGCGTCAGCAGGCTGCACGACGCCGGGTGGCGGCCGCAGTGGACCAATGAGGAGGTCCTCGCGGAGCTGCTCGAAGAGGTCTCCGGGCGGCGGACCGTGGCCGGACGGCGCCTCGGCCGCAAGGACGCGACGGCGGCGGGGGCCGCGGGGGCGACGGTCGCCCTGCTCGGCGCCGCGGCCGTGGTGCGCAGGGCACGGAAGGCGCGGCGGCGGATCTGA
- a CDS encoding molybdenum cofactor biosynthesis protein MoaE: MARTTMDHPGEQAAQDPIRLLAIRDTPLSLDEVFRAVGDDAAGGTALFVGTVRNHDGGADVDELGYSTHPTAEAEMRRVAERVVAEFPVRALAAVHRVGDLAVGDLAVVVAVSCPHRGEAFDACRKLIDDLKHEVPIWKHQRFSDGKEEWVGAC; this comes from the coding sequence ATGGCACGCACCACGATGGACCATCCCGGCGAGCAGGCCGCTCAGGACCCGATCCGCCTCCTCGCGATCCGCGACACCCCGCTCTCCCTGGACGAGGTCTTCCGGGCCGTCGGCGACGACGCGGCGGGCGGCACGGCACTCTTCGTGGGGACCGTGCGCAACCACGACGGCGGCGCGGACGTCGACGAGCTGGGCTATTCGACCCACCCGACCGCCGAGGCCGAGATGCGCCGAGTGGCCGAGAGGGTCGTCGCCGAGTTCCCCGTGCGCGCCCTGGCCGCCGTGCACCGCGTCGGCGACCTGGCCGTCGGCGACCTCGCGGTGGTCGTGGCCGTCTCCTGCCCGCACCGCGGAGAGGCCTTCGACGCCTGCCGCAAGCTCATCGACGACCTCAAGCACGAGGTGCCGATCTGGAAGCACCAGCGGTTCTCCGACGGCAAGGAGGAATGGGTGGGCGCCTGTTGA